TCAAATTTTCTTATGTATCGACAAGTTCCAATGTACTCTACTGGGTCAGGCGGGGACACAACCCCTCTCCTAAGTTGTTCCGTCCGTAAAAGGCTAGAAAGGGTGTTTCTAGGCTCGTCGTATTGTAAAGAGAAATCTACCGTTAGCTGGTGCTTGTTCCGACTTGATTGAAGGCATCGGCAGTCCCTACACATCTTTCATCAGTAGACGCTTGCAATAAGCGGGAGCCTTGGCTTGGATATGTAACCTAAATACTGAGTAGAACCCATGCTGTCTTAGCGTAAATGCTTTGAATGCGATTCAATGTGTGTATCTAATTCTATGTAGTCCCAGTCCTGACAAGAAAAATGCATAATTCAGCACAGTGTACAAGGCCACAGGGCCATGTTTTAGATATGCTCCCAGGCCGTGTCTGGCCAACCTTCGAATCTCCGATGATGGAAACGTCCGAAAGAATGCAGGCTATGTACAAGCCAAAATGAAAATGGTGCGCGGAGTGTCAAATTGAACCATAGAAAACCGGAGAAATGGCAAGAAATCGTCTATGTCGAGATTATATCGGACACAAGGTATAAATGATGTAAGGTTGGGAATAATCGGGGGGAAGAGTCACAAACAGGGAACAATCACTCTTTGGATCTCTAAATGCCCTTCAACTTTCGGTATAGCTTTTTGTGCTcctcgaggaagaggaaagtgGCAATGGTGTGAGGACCAAGACGGATGAAGCTAGGCACCCAGCCACGGAAAGTCCACCCTAAGCCTTCTTTGCGGCAGATATCACGCAGAAGACCAACGATGCTTTGACCACCGCCGTCGGCATGAGAAGCCGTCATAATACGCGTCTTGATCACGTCCACAGGGCTGCAGACAGTGGTAGCAACGAAGCCCGCCATGAACGAGGCTGTGAAGTGTGTGCCCAGGTTATCAGCCATGCCGGCCTTCTCGAGACACATGCGCTTGAAGGTGTCATAGGAAGCGAGCTGTGAGGCAGTCATGAGGATTGCGCGCGTGGAGTTAGGCCATACTCCGCGGAAGAGAGAACTGAATCCCTCTGACCGGGTCATTTGGACGAGTCCGTGGATTGCGTTTTGGTAATTGCGGCGCTGAGCGGGAGGGAGGGATGCATCGTGTTGCATGCGGACATTCATCACATCGGCTGGATTGCCTGCAATTCCGCCAATGAATCcggaggccgaggcaatgccAATGAGAGTGACCAGGCTTGGTGCGCTGGCGGGGTCTGAGGTGGGCGAGACAACGCGCGACTTCAGTTCTTCGTAGATACCGAAGCGCGTTGTGGAGTATGTAATTTGACGTAGCATCGCCGCTGACAACTATTCCAGATGCAATGCGTCCCTTGTTAGCCAACTGTGCGCATTTCCTGGTAGCGATGGGGCATTCGCTATCAACTGGATTTTGGGATCGCACATACACCACTATATAACCCCGTGAAGCCATTATTCTTCACGATGTGTACAAATGTTCCGACCATAGTCTTCGGTGCATCGGGTGCACGAGTCTGTAACCGGACCTATCATGCGACGAGCAGATATCAGCATCGGGATTTGGGGTTGTGGCCATGGGCCGTTGTCTTGGAGGATTAGGAGCTTGCAATTACCTTAACTAGGGGCGCAGAGTCAGCATATATTCTATCATTCAGGGAGGATATAGGAACCTACCTAAATCTAAGGGGTGCGTCACGGACGCAGCAAAACATGAGGCCGAACCCCCAAACCAAAAAGGGTAATGCACCTGCTTCGGCTTTGACTGCGCGGGCGTCTGAACGGGCACGACCCGAGAGTGAGTAGCCTCCATCTTACCGGTGTCTACCATCTTGGAAAACAAGACCCCTCTAAACATACACCGAGGGAAAAAGGCGGGGAGAGCAAATCCCAAAagctaatttttttttctctggaCTTTTCTCGGCCTTTAACGCGACGTGACGTAATTTTTGGTTTAAATACCGACGGAGACAAATCAGATCCCCGAAGACACTCCGGCGAACGGTGAGAAGTAGCCAATCAGACCAAGTGCCTTGATCGGGGCTCTTCCCTTACACCAATCATATTCTCGGGTTTACGGGCCTTTCCATAGCCCGGCCTTTCCTTTGCCGACATTCTCTTGTATGGGCACATACAGCCCTGGTCCCAGATACCCCTTGGGCACTCTGAATATCCTCGTTCGGTCGTTAAAATGCATGCCGAGGATATCTATGCACACACCGCTACTATAAGAACCCAAGAAATCTAACACGAGATCGGCCACCATGCGGATCTTCGGGGTTTCTTACGGATATTGGGCGGTTGGCGTCAGACTATCGAGGGGTTCTGCAGGAGGGGTCAGATACCATGTGCATTAAGGCTTTCTGGAGAAGCATTATGATAATATATGATATCAGATAACAGCCGGGGTATTAAAGATGTTGAACATCCTAATGACTGGAATCAGGTAACTCTAGTTCAAGCGCTTGTTCCGCGGGTTCTTTTTCTCGGCAGTGGTGTTTGAACTCGGTCGTTGTGGCATGTTTAAAAAGGAAGGAAAGGAGTTGAAACTGTTTATAAGGTCAGCATAACTGTTTACCTGTTTAAATCATGTTTATATACCATCAGAGATGTGTAATTTATAAAGTGGTGCGTGTAAACAGAGAAAACAACTTTCAAATTTCAATATAAGTTAGTACTGACTCGACAAGAGTGGTAGTGACTATCCAGTAATCCAATCATCTTCAAATCACAAGCCTTTTCTTCTAGAAAGACGTCAATACTAAAGCTTTTTACAATTGTTGTAGTGCAGATTGACTAGACAAGTGAACTCCGTACTTCGGGAACTAATTTCGCCGACCCGAACATGCGTTGAGATCGTTGATAGACAACATTGAAACCTCACGTCCAACCCAACAATGAGGTTATTCGCTACAGGTCGAGCCCTGCGTGCAAGCAGTGGCCGTTGGTCAATTGCCTCAATCCGGCCCCCAAACACCATTCCGCGCTCCCTCCAACTGACTCCCATCTTCTCCCGCAATCGCGAATGGAGCTCAACCGCAGTTCGCCGGAGTGAACAGCACGCAACCACTACACCACAAAGTCCCCAACAGCAATCAACCCTCAAACTCGAAGGGGAAACCTACCCAACCGACCAGTGGACCAACACCCCCAATACAATCCTATCTCATATCGGACGCCGACTCTACCTGGACGAAAACCACCCTCTCGCCATTACACGCAAACTCATCGAAAGCCAATTCGCATCCCCAAGCTATGGAAACTATTCAGAGAAGAACCCCGTCGTCTCAACAAGACAAAACTTCGACGTCCTCGGCTTTCCCGCCGACCACCCGGGTCGCAGCCGCACGGATACCTACTACGTGAACGACAAGACAGTGCTGCGCACCCACACAAGCGCACACCAGCAAGCATATTTCCAGCAAATCGCCCGTAATGAAAAAACCCGCCCAGAGGAGGTCGGATATACCGTGATCGCTGACGTCTACCGTCGCGACGCCATCGACCGCAGCCATTACCCCGTCTTCCACCAGATGGAAGGCGCCATGCTATGGAAGCGCCCCACGACCAATCCACTATCTGCATCGGCCGAAACCGCAGCGAGGATCATGGCTGATGTGGAGAGGATCACGCGCCACGATGTCGTCGTCGAAGACCCGAACCCCACTATCCATGCTCAGCGGAACCCGCTGCAGGATGAGCACCACAGTGCCGAGGAGGTCGAGGCTGTGGCAGCGCATCTGAAGCGTTCTCTTGAGCGTATGGTGATTACGATCTTCACGGAAGCAAGCAAAGCCGCTGCGGCGAGTAGTGGTGGCGTGGAGCAGGAACCGCTCAAGGTTCGCTGGGTCGAGGCTTATTTCCCGTTCACCAGCCCGTCCTGGGAGCTGGAAGTGTTCTGGCAAGATGAGTGGCTGGAGATTCTGGGGTGCGGGATCATCAAGCAGGATCTGTTGATCAACTCCGACGTGCCGGACCGGATTGGATGGGCATTTGGACTGGGCATCGAGCGGATTGCTATGCTTCTTTTCAATATTCCTGATATCAGGCTGTTCTGGTCGCGGGATGAGCGGTTCCTGTCGCAGTTCCGGGCTGGCCATATTGCTCGCTTCGAGCCTTTCTCTAAGCATCCGGCTTGTTACAAAGATGTTGCTTTCTGGTTGCCTCCTGCGACTCTGACGGGTGGTAACAGTGCTGCTGGTGGGGGTGTGCCTTTCCATGAGAATGATGTAATGGAGATTGTTCGTGGGATTGGTGGGGATCTTGTTGAGGATGTTACTCTCATTGATGAGTTTACGCATCCCAAGACTTCGCGGAAGAGTATGTGCTACCGCATAAACTACCGGAGCTTAGAGCGGACTTTGACGAACGAAGAAAGTAATGAGTTGCATTCGAAGGTCCGGGAGAAGCTGGTGGGAGAGCTTGGTGTTGAGCTGAGGTGAGCTTGGAGACTGTTGGGTCATACTTTGTACTATACTGTGACTACTGCGGAGAATTTGTAAGATACAGCATTCCTCTCATCCATGCCAATATTGAATACGTGGATCTCACTAAGCCCAAGTTCCAGTGGATCTAGATTCTAGCCAGCTTGGCCTTCGATCAGAAGATAATTTAGTGATTACCCATGGCGGAAGGAAAATGCTGACACCAGAGGCTAAAACAGTGCCCCGAGGAAGTGTATATTATACAGTGAGGAGGAGAGAGATATCAGGGGGCATAGAGGTACAGACGTCACGAAACAAGTGAAAACACACCACCAACATGAGACGATCCGTACGCCTCCAGACACATGCAACAAGTGCGTATCATACAGCCGAATCCAAGAGACGAGCAGAAAGATAGCAAGGAAGAGTAATTTCCGGGGTCCAAAAGCCAGCCATATCCGAGCATTAAACCCTATCATGATCATGAGGAATGACATATGGTacagagagaaagaaaatgaaaatgcGGAAAGGATCCGAAAAGGTGGAAAGATTAAGAATCGAAGTTTTTGTCGACAATTTAAGCGTTCTTGACGACACCAACCTTAGCAGCctgcaaaagaaaagattACAGTTAGTCACAATAATCTAGAGTCATGGGCATCGGAGCTGGAACTCACCCGCAGAACGCGGCCATTAAGACGGAAGCCCTTGCTCTGGACGTGCATAACATCCCCGTCCTCAAGACCAGCAGCGGGTGCCATGAAGGTCGCCTCGTGCAAGTTCGCGTCGAACTTCTGGGCCTTGCCGTCGACCTTCTCGCCGGGATCGAAGCGCTCGAGACCGTGCTTTTGGAGGGTGTTGAGAAGGATTTGCTGGGTCATGCTGAGACCAGCAACGAGATCAAGGAGGTCCTTGTTCTCGTCGGTCTTAGCAGCGGTGAGCTTGTCTGCGGGCACGGCCAGCAGCGCGCGGTCAAAGTTGTCGATGCTGTCAAGGAGATCCTTTGCGAAACCCTGAATGGCGAACTTGCGGGCGGCGTCCATGTCGCGCTTGTTGCGCTCAACAAGGTTGCGGGATTCGGCAACGGAGCGGAGCCATTTGTCCTAATCGCAAGTTTGGATTAATACTCGTCTACGAAAGAGCTAAAGAGCTACCCGTAGCATGGGGAATTAGCGTACCTTGAACTCAATGGCTTCCTTAGTCTTCTGTTCGAGCTCCTTTTTAACGGGGTCCTCGGCCTCTGCATTCTCTGcgctctcttccttctcggcTTCAGTGGCTTCCTTGGTC
Above is a window of Penicillium digitatum chromosome 2, complete sequence DNA encoding:
- a CDS encoding GrpE nucleotide exchange factor, coiled-coil; this translates as MFQRTILRQAQAARSIFSTSIPSTASLALRRTSQQARLPAIRPFSPRSTRLYSTETKEATEAEKEESAENAEAEDPVKKELEQKTKEAIEFKDKWLRSVAESRNLVERNKRDMDAARKFAIQGFAKDLLDSIDNFDRALLAVPADKLTAAKTDENKDLLDLVAGLSMTQQILLNTLQKHGLERFDPGEKVDGKAQKFDANLHEATFMAPAAGLEDGDVMHVQSKGFRLNGRVLRAAKVGVVKNA
- a CDS encoding Phenylalanyl-tRNA synthetase alpha subunit (PodG), putative, with translation MRLFATGRALRASSGRWSIASIRPPNTIPRSLQLTPIFSRNREWSSTAVRRSEQHATTTPQSPQQQSTLKLEGETYPTDQWTNTPNTILSHIGRRLYLDENHPLAITRKLIESQFASPSYGNYSEKNPVVSTRQNFDVLGFPADHPGRSRTDTYYVNDKTVLRTHTSAHQQAYFQQIARNEKTRPEEVGYTVIADVYRRDAIDRSHYPVFHQMEGAMLWKRPTTNPLSASAETAARIMADVERITRHDVVVEDPNPTIHAQRNPLQDEHHSAEEVEAVAAHLKRSLERMVITIFTEASKAAAASSGGVEQEPLKVRWVEAYFPFTSPSWELEVFWQDEWLEILGCGIIKQDLLINSDVPDRIGWAFGLGIERIAMLLFNIPDIRLFWSRDERFLSQFRAGHIARFEPFSKHPACYKDVAFWLPPATLTGGNSAAGGGVPFHENDVMEIVRGIGGDLVEDVTLIDEFTHPKTSRKSMCYRINYRSLERTLTNEESNELHSKVREKLVGELGVELR
- a CDS encoding Mitochondrial substrate carrier, whose translation is MVDTGKMEATHSRVVPVQTPAQSKPKQVHYPFWFGGSASCFAASVTHPLDLVKVRLQTRAPDAPKTMVGTFVHIVKNNGFTGLYSGLSAAMLRQITYSTTRFGIYEELKSRVVSPTSDPASAPSLVTLIGIASASGFIGGIAGNPADVMNVRMQHDASLPPAQRRNYQNAIHGLVQMTRSEGFSSLFRGVWPNSTRAILMTASQLASYDTFKRMCLEKAGMADNLGTHFTASFMAGFVATTVCSPVDVIKTRIMTASHADGGGQSIVGLLRDICRKEGLGWTFRGWVPSFIRLGPHTIATFLFLEEHKKLYRKLKGI